Proteins from a genomic interval of Acetobacterium woodii DSM 1030:
- a CDS encoding radical SAM protein: protein MLNLFITYQCNFNCDYCFIQGFGNEYPMVMDKKEFNKLCGWLEKHKVPTLGILGGEPTMHPDLVAMLEQLNEVGVAPVLFTNGLFKKELRKPLAESVVNFVINYNDPSMYTTKQWQQLQENIKGLKEQAARVSFSKNFSKGKISYDYILAAAAQYGISNIRYDISRPNPLTANNYFNLEDARELVSQILEFVRACEQQNIHTGLDCCIPMCYFTEEALDYMRHVSMKFSGICHPSIDIQSDLSATYCIPMKNTNLADITEFNGEMEVLTYFNQQVREIRKKASQEQCVSCDKFGRQCQGGCLALK, encoded by the coding sequence ATGCTGAATTTATTTATTACATACCAATGTAATTTTAATTGTGATTATTGCTTTATTCAGGGATTTGGAAATGAATATCCGATGGTTATGGATAAAAAAGAATTTAATAAGTTATGCGGCTGGTTGGAAAAACACAAGGTTCCCACGCTTGGGATTTTAGGAGGGGAACCGACCATGCATCCCGATTTAGTCGCGATGCTGGAACAGCTTAATGAAGTTGGCGTTGCGCCGGTGCTTTTTACCAATGGATTATTTAAAAAAGAACTCCGAAAACCGCTGGCAGAGTCGGTGGTTAATTTTGTCATTAATTATAATGATCCATCAATGTATACAACAAAACAATGGCAGCAGCTCCAGGAAAATATCAAAGGCTTAAAAGAGCAGGCGGCCAGAGTATCTTTTTCCAAAAACTTCTCTAAAGGTAAAATTAGTTATGACTATATCCTTGCAGCGGCCGCACAATATGGCATCTCCAACATCCGTTATGATATTTCAAGGCCAAACCCATTGACAGCGAATAACTATTTTAATTTAGAAGATGCCAGAGAGTTGGTCAGTCAAATTTTAGAGTTTGTCAGAGCTTGTGAACAACAAAATATTCACACCGGACTGGATTGTTGTATACCGATGTGTTATTTTACTGAGGAAGCACTTGATTATATGCGCCATGTTTCGATGAAATTTTCGGGAATCTGTCATCCTTCCATTGATATTCAAAGCGATTTATCGGCAACCTATTGTATTCCGATGAAAAATACCAATTTAGCAGATATCACTGAATTTAATGGAGAAATGGAAGTGCTGACATATTTTAATCAACAGGTGCGAGAAATCAGAAAAAAAGCAAGCCAGGAACAGTGTGTAAGCTGTGATAAATTCGGACGACAATGTCAGGGTGGTTGTCTGGCTCTGAAATGA
- a CDS encoding glucosyltransferase domain-containing protein yields the protein MANIKELKENIKYFLNSRGFMALLLIVTIMSFGFTLTHPTISVDDTAMDFYYRQNELLTQGRFFQVFIDKILGIYNFRPFVLDFFAILCLMAAAVLWCSLFKKVSDNKLKLIGYLFFACFFVSYPLITEIFIYMGSDFEIGLGHAMIPLILFILSSNTKKLNQPGLYLGASFLIALTLSLYESFADVYLFGIFAILILRFLYSDDSRKFKDVFLRGLYFVVPLIIGIIFRLLIDTSLKLALHLGTSTNASKEIHWDHGIVQDLPKLFHGVVLNYFYNALVYLPITFLVIAIGATLFLTFWQGFKYRSSTIAVLYLGSILSLFSLTILQGIDTPYRACSVFSVFTAYVFMLLLQFVEEGKFRIAVKKGFVVVLCIFLIWQVNDINKWFYVDYMRYEEEVNVVNQVAAEIRSNYDLEKPVVFLGDYKLSDNINQYTYAENSSLAGELYNNLTGNKPKGKYAYKFVQTNGDSFLDWAVGWNFKDNVSEAHKFFKDLGYDFKADNYDMRKKAYLLTKDKPAWPKKGSIFETDEFIVVNFGISDKFANQVHLNE from the coding sequence ATGGCTAACATAAAAGAATTAAAAGAAAACATAAAATATTTTCTGAACAGCAGAGGGTTTATGGCGCTTTTGCTGATTGTGACAATCATGAGTTTTGGTTTCACCTTAACGCATCCAACGATCAGTGTCGATGACACGGCAATGGATTTTTATTATCGGCAGAACGAGCTGCTGACACAGGGGCGATTTTTTCAGGTATTTATTGATAAGATATTGGGGATTTATAATTTCAGGCCGTTTGTACTGGACTTTTTTGCGATCTTGTGTCTGATGGCGGCGGCGGTATTATGGTGTTCATTATTCAAAAAGGTTTCTGATAATAAATTAAAATTAATTGGGTATCTGTTTTTTGCATGTTTTTTTGTTTCATATCCGTTGATTACTGAAATATTTATTTATATGGGGTCTGATTTTGAGATTGGCCTTGGACATGCAATGATTCCGTTGATCTTATTTATTTTATCAAGCAACACGAAAAAATTGAATCAACCAGGTCTTTACCTCGGAGCGTCTTTTTTAATCGCCTTGACCTTATCGCTTTATGAATCGTTTGCGGACGTCTATTTATTTGGCATTTTTGCTATCTTGATCTTGCGCTTTTTATACAGTGATGATAGTCGCAAATTTAAAGATGTATTTTTACGGGGATTGTATTTTGTGGTCCCCTTAATCATTGGGATCATTTTTCGGCTTCTAATCGATACGAGCTTAAAACTGGCACTGCATCTTGGTACCAGTACGAATGCATCAAAGGAAATTCATTGGGATCATGGCATCGTCCAAGACCTGCCAAAATTATTTCATGGCGTCGTCTTAAATTATTTTTACAATGCACTGGTATACCTGCCGATTACTTTTTTGGTGATCGCTATCGGTGCGACATTATTTTTGACGTTTTGGCAGGGCTTTAAATATCGGTCTTCAACAATCGCGGTGCTATATTTGGGTAGCATTTTGAGTTTGTTTTCGTTGACCATCCTCCAGGGAATTGATACGCCATATCGGGCGTGTTCCGTTTTTAGTGTTTTTACGGCGTATGTTTTTATGCTTTTATTACAATTTGTTGAAGAAGGAAAGTTTAGGATCGCCGTAAAAAAAGGCTTTGTTGTGGTTCTTTGCATATTTCTTATTTGGCAGGTAAATGATATTAACAAGTGGTTTTATGTTGATTACATGCGTTATGAGGAAGAGGTTAATGTGGTTAATCAAGTGGCGGCTGAAATTCGTTCTAATTATGATTTGGAAAAACCCGTTGTTTTTTTGGGAGATTATAAGTTATCGGATAATATAAATCAGTACACTTATGCAGAAAATTCGAGTCTGGCGGGAGAACTTTATAACAACCTAACAGGAAATAAACCAAAAGGCAAATATGCGTACAAATTTGTTCAAACCAATGGTGACAGCTTTTTGGACTGGGCGGTCGGCTGGAATTTTAAAGACAATGTTTCCGAAGCCCATAAATTCTTTAAAGATTTGGGGTACGATTTTAAAGCGGATAATTATGATATGCGAAAAAAAGCCTATTTGTTGACCAAAGATAAGCCGGCGTGGCCAAAAAAAGGCTCGATTTTTGAAACCGATGAATTTATTGTTGTAAATTTCGGGATCTCGGATAAATTTGCGAATCAAGTTCACTTAAACGAATAA
- a CDS encoding response regulator transcription factor, whose product MKTVLLIDDDLEVQQLIKTYLERESFGVYCTTRSTEGLEMIKAKKLDLVILDIFLPDGNGLEVCKEIRRTSKIPITLISAKGDESDKVLGLGLGADDFITKPFSINELVARVKAQIRRNEFIEDYTKENGKKSDSIVVGPLVINVESRSVFCRAEKIHLTAKEFDLLTFLAQNKDRVFSKDFLYESIWGYESSGDSRTVTVHIRKIREKIEKNPQEPKIIVNVWGIGYKFTVNGSL is encoded by the coding sequence ATGAAAACAGTATTACTTATTGATGATGATCTTGAAGTACAACAACTAATTAAAACCTATCTTGAAAGAGAAAGTTTTGGTGTCTATTGTACAACTCGTTCGACGGAGGGATTGGAAATGATTAAAGCGAAGAAGTTGGATCTGGTAATTCTTGATATCTTTCTGCCCGACGGAAATGGTTTGGAAGTATGTAAGGAAATAAGGCGGACTTCAAAAATACCAATCACTTTAATTAGTGCCAAAGGTGATGAATCAGATAAGGTATTAGGGCTTGGTTTAGGGGCAGACGACTTTATTACCAAACCTTTTAGTATTAATGAATTAGTGGCCAGGGTAAAAGCACAGATCAGACGAAATGAATTTATTGAAGATTACACCAAGGAAAATGGAAAAAAAAGCGACTCAATTGTGGTTGGCCCATTGGTTATTAATGTAGAATCGAGAAGTGTTTTTTGTCGTGCGGAAAAAATTCATTTAACGGCTAAAGAATTTGATTTGCTTACCTTTTTGGCCCAAAATAAAGATCGGGTTTTTAGCAAGGATTTTTTATATGAGTCGATCTGGGGATATGAGTCCAGTGGCGATAGCCGAACAGTAACCGTTCATATCCGAAAGATTAGAGAAAAAATCGAAAAAAATCCGCAAGAACCAAAAATTATTGTCAACGTATGGGGCATTGGATATAAATTTACGGTTAATGGTAGCTTGTGA
- a CDS encoding glutamine synthetase family protein: MAKIKRTSKEKTMLMSIEKQIKANKIKYIRFEQFDLYGIPRSKTVPVDFFQNYIENGLNFYGGILTCDVQTRCAPNTGVGEEVTYGDACTIPDLSTFQVLPWVPNTARIIVDPHWYDGTPVVPTPRIMLKKLLGEYDKMGYTVRLGYEFEFYLFDAITKEPAYGSQPIFVTQYNNFDIEYLYDMMDKLQEGGFRIITQNSEQGPGQQEINLTHRDGIEAADEAQAFKYAIKEISLQHGYIATFMTKPIIDRCASGAHVHISLINKETGENVFLDNNSADGLSDICKNFIAGIADHAEANMVFAAPTVNCYKRYRTGVCAPTTATWGFENRSVGLRIKGCRGNSTHVETRLNCSAASPYLTTLSTLTAGLLGIKNKAIAPAPAIHDVWADDSAKQLPATMEEALAAFNKDQEMQEAYGPEFVKVVQAMKTWDMKIAKENCADYGIPEFKSYISEWELNEFREVL; the protein is encoded by the coding sequence ATGGCAAAAATCAAAAGAACGTCAAAAGAAAAAACAATGCTGATGAGTATTGAAAAACAGATTAAGGCAAACAAAATCAAATATATACGGTTTGAACAGTTTGACCTTTATGGAATTCCCAGAAGTAAAACCGTACCAGTCGATTTTTTTCAAAATTATATTGAAAATGGCTTAAACTTTTATGGCGGGATTCTGACTTGCGATGTCCAGACAAGATGTGCCCCAAATACCGGGGTAGGCGAAGAAGTGACTTATGGCGATGCTTGTACAATTCCTGATTTAAGCACCTTTCAAGTTCTTCCATGGGTGCCGAACACCGCTAGAATTATTGTTGATCCACATTGGTATGATGGAACCCCAGTTGTGCCAACACCACGAATCATGTTAAAAAAACTACTGGGTGAATATGACAAAATGGGTTATACCGTTCGTCTGGGGTATGAATTTGAGTTTTATTTATTTGATGCAATCACCAAAGAACCGGCTTATGGCTCACAACCAATTTTTGTGACCCAATATAATAATTTTGATATTGAGTATCTTTACGACATGATGGATAAGCTTCAGGAAGGTGGATTTAGAATTATTACCCAAAACTCAGAACAAGGACCTGGGCAGCAGGAAATCAATCTGACTCACCGGGATGGCATCGAAGCAGCCGATGAGGCTCAGGCATTTAAATATGCGATTAAAGAAATTTCATTACAACATGGTTATATTGCGACTTTTATGACGAAACCAATTATTGATCGCTGTGCATCAGGCGCTCATGTGCATATCAGCCTGATTAATAAAGAAACGGGTGAAAATGTCTTTTTAGATAATAATAGCGCGGACGGATTATCGGATATCTGCAAAAATTTTATTGCCGGAATTGCCGATCATGCCGAAGCAAATATGGTTTTTGCCGCACCTACAGTCAACTGTTATAAACGTTACCGAACCGGAGTTTGTGCGCCGACCACAGCGACATGGGGATTCGAAAACCGCAGTGTGGGATTGCGGATCAAAGGATGCCGTGGCAATAGCACGCATGTTGAGACCCGATTAAATTGTTCGGCAGCGAGTCCTTATCTGACCACCTTATCGACGTTGACAGCTGGTTTGCTGGGGATAAAAAATAAAGCGATTGCGCCAGCACCAGCGATTCATGATGTCTGGGCCGATGATAGCGCAAAACAACTTCCCGCGACAATGGAAGAAGCATTAGCAGCGTTTAATAAAGATCAGGAGATGCAGGAAGCTTATGGGCCGGAGTTTGTCAAAGTTGTTCAAGCGATGAAAACCTGGGATATGAAAATTGCCAAAGAAAATTGCGCAGATTATGGGATTCCGGAATTCAAATCTTATATTTCTGAATGGGAATTAAATGAGTTTAGAGAAGTATTGTAA
- a CDS encoding AmiS/UreI family transporter — translation MAGGIGLIYVGCVLLINGIGMYQKFDPKALAVMNFFTGGIYVVINIVNLSYAVFSGQDISAFYGVGTSMLFGFTYLFVGFTNLFSLDGRPLAWYCFFVAVNTIPSSYIAFSGGDFRFGVIWLLWGTLWGIYWIAGALPKIKLNVNVVPLSTLFVAIATCWIPGYMLLASWW, via the coding sequence ATGGCTGGAGGAATTGGTCTCATTTATGTCGGGTGTGTATTGTTAATAAACGGAATTGGGATGTATCAGAAATTTGATCCTAAAGCACTGGCGGTAATGAATTTTTTTACCGGTGGAATTTATGTTGTCATTAATATTGTTAATTTAAGTTATGCGGTATTTTCAGGTCAGGACATCAGTGCTTTTTACGGAGTCGGGACAAGTATGTTATTCGGATTTACCTATCTGTTTGTCGGATTTACGAATCTGTTTAGTCTGGATGGCAGGCCCCTGGCTTGGTATTGCTTCTTTGTCGCCGTGAATACCATCCCATCATCGTATATCGCTTTTAGCGGTGGTGATTTCAGATTTGGGGTGATTTGGTTATTATGGGGGACGTTATGGGGAATCTATTGGATTGCCGGAGCATTGCCCAAAATCAAACTTAATGTGAATGTTGTTCCGCTATCGACATTGTTTGTCGCCATTGCGACCTGTTGGATACCGGGATATATGCTGCTGGCAAGCTGGTGGTAA
- a CDS encoding acyl-CoA--6-aminopenicillanic acid acyl-transferase: MNEIPIIELSGTNYQIGYQHGTMLKNQIHDFYKTVFELHLRNITIATDQNTLLDYTGKNIGFLKKYANELCEEIQGIADGCGLRFEEIIFLNSFLELEDIRPQELGGKLLSKRLWGCTSFNVLPQAAKDNKPYVGQTFDMEQYYSKYNVVLKIHPEKGPDQLVYSMAGILGLNGMNSRGIALAINKVVANDARFGVLYPFIVRKALAQERIGDAFGVIVFTERAAGINYQLSCKEGVAWCIEVSATNYDLLPIQGAIAHTNHYLSASMRKFETAGWLSHGGSYVRNQVSSRILAEHLGEIDLELIKTITRDHTNYPRCICAHGFEDEHEMDAFATVAAVIYDPEAGIMHVCQENPCTNDYVQIKL, translated from the coding sequence ATGAACGAAATACCGATAATTGAATTAAGTGGGACGAATTATCAGATCGGATATCAACATGGGACGATGTTAAAAAATCAGATTCATGATTTTTACAAGACGGTTTTTGAATTGCATTTACGTAATATTACAATAGCAACCGATCAAAACACATTGCTGGATTATACCGGAAAAAACATTGGTTTCTTAAAAAAATATGCCAATGAATTATGTGAAGAAATCCAGGGAATTGCCGATGGCTGTGGTTTGAGATTCGAAGAAATTATCTTTTTAAATTCATTTTTGGAGTTGGAAGACATTCGCCCTCAGGAGTTGGGCGGTAAATTGCTCAGTAAAAGATTATGGGGGTGTACTTCTTTTAACGTATTACCCCAGGCGGCAAAAGATAATAAACCTTATGTTGGGCAGACCTTTGATATGGAACAGTATTACAGTAAATACAATGTGGTATTGAAAATACATCCAGAAAAAGGGCCGGATCAGCTTGTTTATAGTATGGCTGGAATTCTGGGACTAAACGGGATGAATTCGCGGGGCATTGCGCTGGCGATTAATAAAGTTGTCGCTAATGATGCGCGATTTGGGGTGTTATATCCTTTTATTGTACGAAAAGCATTGGCACAAGAGCGGATCGGGGATGCCTTCGGAGTTATTGTTTTTACCGAACGAGCCGCCGGTATTAACTATCAGCTTTCGTGTAAGGAAGGGGTGGCCTGGTGTATTGAAGTGTCAGCGACAAATTATGATCTGCTTCCGATTCAGGGAGCAATTGCCCATACCAATCATTATCTTTCGGCAAGCATGCGGAAATTTGAAACGGCGGGCTGGCTTTCTCATGGGGGATCTTATGTCAGGAATCAGGTTAGTTCCAGAATTTTGGCGGAGCATCTTGGAGAAATTGACCTGGAGCTGATAAAAACAATAACCCGAGATCATACTAATTATCCCCGTTGCATTTGTGCCCACGGATTTGAAGATGAACATGAAATGGATGCCTTTGCGACGGTAGCCGCCGTTATTTATGACCCGGAAGCAGGAATCATGCATGTGTGTCAGGAAAACCCCTGTACCAATGACTATGTACAAATTAAGTTATAA
- a CDS encoding molybdopterin-containing oxidoreductase family protein, translating into MEENTVVTTCTRDCPNTCGLLAQVKDGKVIKLVGNKAHPINQGRSCIKCSHFIERVYHQERVLHPLKKINGQFEQISWEEALDEIAARMKTICREKSPEAILYYQGFGERSALKLINRRFFNLLGNTTITKGTICGGAGQGSQDLDFGNRISHDVRDYHNSQAMILWGRNPLATGVNLLPYMKDIKKKGGKVILIDPVNTETAPLCSMHVKPKPGTDSYLAMALSRLLHEAGAEDQEFLEKHCINYPEYKKLVYAHSVAEYAAMCDVKIEEIKEIADVLINQKPTALVLGWGLHRWEYAHTTMRAIDALGAVAGSIGVSGGGVSQGFEEYAPYDWSIWGDALQPPERRKFFMQLIGSELLAADPPIELAFVTAGNPVAMVPDANVTQKAFEKIPFLVVAGHFLDDTGIMADLFLPVTTFLEEKDIIASYGHDFIGPLNPAIPPVGECKSDFDIFMELGSRFDFADSYVKSVDQWLEIIMRPTLEKGGSLAEIFRLGINNPDAPEVPYRDKVFPTETGKFQLMTVFEQPAQWDRDYQFQLMSVAPREWICSEVTLESQTKLLEVKINTEKALALGLVDGKACVVENQFGRIRCIATFVPDQRPDLVVIYRGGWGQAGRNVNVLTRGLVTKVGNGTPYYETRVNVKKL; encoded by the coding sequence ATGGAAGAAAATACGGTCGTAACAACATGTACTCGAGACTGTCCCAATACGTGTGGCTTATTAGCGCAGGTCAAGGATGGTAAAGTAATAAAACTGGTCGGCAATAAAGCGCATCCCATTAATCAGGGCCGATCCTGTATCAAATGTTCGCACTTTATTGAGCGGGTATACCATCAAGAGCGGGTGCTTCATCCGCTGAAGAAAATAAATGGCCAATTCGAACAAATATCATGGGAAGAAGCCCTTGATGAAATTGCCGCAAGAATGAAAACAATCTGTCGAGAAAAATCGCCGGAAGCGATTTTATATTATCAGGGCTTTGGTGAAAGATCAGCCTTGAAACTGATTAATCGCCGCTTTTTTAATTTGCTTGGCAATACCACCATTACCAAGGGAACAATTTGTGGCGGAGCCGGTCAGGGTTCCCAGGATCTTGATTTTGGGAACCGGATATCGCATGATGTTCGCGATTATCATAATAGTCAGGCGATGATTTTGTGGGGGCGAAATCCATTAGCAACGGGTGTTAATTTACTTCCATATATGAAAGATATCAAGAAAAAGGGTGGCAAAGTTATTTTAATTGATCCGGTGAATACCGAGACAGCACCCTTGTGCAGCATGCATGTGAAACCGAAGCCGGGTACTGATTCGTATCTGGCGATGGCTTTGTCACGGTTATTGCACGAGGCTGGAGCTGAAGATCAAGAATTTTTGGAAAAGCACTGCATCAATTACCCTGAATATAAAAAATTGGTATATGCCCATTCGGTCGCTGAGTACGCCGCGATGTGCGATGTTAAAATTGAAGAAATCAAGGAAATTGCCGATGTTTTAATTAATCAGAAACCAACGGCTTTGGTTTTGGGTTGGGGGTTGCATCGCTGGGAATATGCCCATACGACGATGCGCGCCATTGATGCTCTGGGAGCAGTGGCTGGTTCGATCGGAGTCTCCGGTGGCGGGGTCAGCCAGGGGTTTGAAGAATATGCCCCCTATGACTGGAGTATCTGGGGCGACGCACTGCAACCACCGGAAAGACGAAAATTTTTCATGCAGTTGATTGGATCGGAGCTACTAGCGGCGGACCCGCCAATCGAACTGGCCTTTGTAACGGCAGGCAATCCGGTGGCGATGGTACCGGACGCAAATGTCACCCAAAAAGCCTTTGAAAAAATACCTTTTCTGGTGGTTGCCGGACATTTTCTTGATGATACCGGAATCATGGCGGATCTATTTCTGCCGGTGACAACCTTTTTAGAGGAAAAAGATATTATTGCCTCATACGGTCATGATTTTATTGGTCCGCTGAATCCGGCGATTCCACCGGTGGGTGAATGTAAATCCGATTTTGACATCTTTATGGAATTGGGAAGCCGGTTTGATTTTGCCGATAGTTATGTCAAATCGGTGGATCAATGGCTGGAAATTATTATGCGACCAACATTGGAAAAAGGAGGCTCGCTGGCAGAAATTTTCCGATTAGGGATCAATAATCCCGATGCCCCCGAAGTCCCTTATCGCGACAAGGTCTTTCCAACTGAAACCGGAAAGTTCCAACTGATGACGGTTTTTGAGCAGCCTGCCCAATGGGATCGCGACTATCAATTTCAGTTGATGTCGGTAGCACCCAGGGAATGGATTTGCTCAGAGGTGACTTTAGAGAGTCAGACGAAACTGCTGGAGGTTAAAATTAATACCGAAAAAGCTTTGGCCCTGGGGTTGGTCGATGGCAAAGCGTGTGTGGTTGAAAATCAGTTTGGCAGGATCCGCTGCATTGCCACGTTTGTGCCTGACCAGCGACCCGATCTGGTGGTGATTTACCGTGGTGGATGGGGACAGGCCGGACGCAATGTGAATGTTTTGACCCGGGGTCTGGTGACAAAAGTAGGAAACGGAACCCCATATTATGAGACCAGAGTTAATGTCAAGAAGTTATAA
- a CDS encoding DUF364 domain-containing protein, protein MILEKVYELALPRLIGKKLKDVRIGLSLMAIELDDGSVGVTYVLKNEIGDVCSAIPNVENLLGTPADEVAGWALTNNNVLTTALGLAVLNAVAEFDVLELDKGSNNSDAVFSVAIKPTDTVGVIGHIGPVISKLKGKVARTLIFERGDNLPASVYNESRQPELLPTCQLVFVTSSTLINGTLENLLSDCPNARDIVMVGSSTPLYPEAFSKTGVTTLAGTRWLSENKEAIFKAIGQSAGMKQLIKYGQKISVKI, encoded by the coding sequence ATGATTTTAGAAAAAGTTTATGAACTGGCCTTACCACGTCTGATTGGAAAAAAACTAAAAGATGTCCGAATTGGTCTGTCACTTATGGCTATTGAGCTTGATGATGGCTCCGTCGGAGTTACCTATGTATTAAAAAATGAAATAGGCGATGTCTGTTCAGCGATTCCCAATGTCGAAAATTTGTTAGGAACTCCCGCTGACGAGGTCGCCGGATGGGCGTTAACAAACAATAATGTCTTAACTACTGCGCTGGGCTTAGCAGTATTAAATGCTGTCGCCGAATTTGACGTGCTTGAACTTGATAAAGGTTCCAACAATTCGGATGCCGTATTCTCTGTCGCCATTAAACCCACCGATACAGTTGGTGTAATCGGACATATTGGACCGGTAATATCCAAATTAAAAGGAAAAGTTGCACGGACGCTCATCTTTGAACGCGGCGACAACCTACCTGCTTCCGTTTATAACGAAAGCCGCCAGCCTGAACTTTTACCAACATGTCAATTGGTTTTTGTAACCAGCTCGACCCTGATCAATGGCACCCTTGAGAACCTCTTAAGCGATTGTCCAAATGCCCGAGATATCGTCATGGTTGGTTCGAGTACGCCTTTATACCCCGAAGCTTTTAGCAAAACCGGAGTCACTACGCTTGCTGGTACCCGGTGGCTTTCAGAAAATAAGGAAGCCATCTTTAAAGCGATCGGTCAATCAGCCGGAATGAAGCAGCTGATCAAGTATGGTCAAAAAATTTCAGTCAAAATCTAA
- a CDS encoding sensor histidine kinase yields the protein MTKQIENQVKFLKNEIIKMQQENSHLKKILNEAQIKLQKERTFLFSLIDGIPAYVYLQADDFSIKYANKMFYELYGGYDIKPCYKVLHNRDIPCENCMTFRVFETKEPQIWMHRDALSGKIYRVYDYPFVDYEGTELVLEMGIDITAQQSIEDSRLNLYANISHDLRTPITKIMGYSEALMDVTDAPEERQKYAQCIFRNSLALVKLVDDLFQLSKLETRNRLTKKLIEPSLCFADFLDEQAFYFNEKGQNFSYNIQEDLPFIEADFELLIEALVNIIDNAVRYTQKGDNIVVNVYAQDENLMIAVSDSGRGIAPNDLKYIFNRFYQPGSKKSESVNSGLGLHICKTIVMQHGGLIWAESELGKGSIFYISIPFDLYKVKQ from the coding sequence ATGACGAAACAAATTGAAAATCAAGTTAAGTTTTTAAAAAATGAAATTATCAAGATGCAGCAAGAGAACAGTCATTTAAAAAAAATACTTAATGAGGCGCAAATAAAATTGCAGAAAGAGCGAACCTTTTTGTTTTCACTGATTGATGGGATACCGGCTTATGTGTATCTCCAGGCAGACGATTTTTCGATAAAGTATGCCAACAAAATGTTTTATGAGTTGTATGGCGGTTATGATATTAAACCTTGTTATAAGGTGCTACATAATCGGGATATTCCCTGCGAAAATTGTATGACTTTTCGGGTATTTGAAACGAAGGAACCGCAAATATGGATGCATCGGGATGCTTTAAGCGGTAAAATTTATCGGGTCTATGATTATCCCTTTGTCGATTATGAAGGAACCGAGCTGGTTCTGGAGATGGGCATTGATATTACCGCACAGCAGAGTATTGAAGATAGCCGGTTGAACCTCTATGCGAATATTTCGCATGATCTCAGAACCCCGATTACAAAAATAATGGGGTATTCGGAAGCGCTGATGGATGTCACCGACGCGCCGGAAGAACGGCAAAAATATGCTCAATGCATTTTTAGAAATTCACTGGCACTGGTAAAGTTGGTGGATGATTTATTTCAACTGTCAAAATTAGAAACCAGGAATAGATTAACTAAAAAACTAATTGAGCCGAGTCTTTGTTTTGCGGATTTTCTGGATGAACAAGCATTTTATTTTAATGAGAAGGGTCAAAATTTCAGTTATAATATTCAGGAGGATCTGCCTTTTATTGAGGCCGATTTTGAGTTGCTGATTGAGGCGTTAGTGAATATTATTGATAATGCCGTAAGATATACCCAAAAGGGTGATAACATCGTTGTTAATGTGTACGCGCAGGACGAAAATCTGATGATTGCTGTTTCCGATTCAGGACGTGGGATTGCCCCAAATGATTTGAAATATATATTTAATCGATTTTATCAGCCTGGCAGCAAAAAATCCGAAAGTGTCAACAGCGGTCTCGGGTTACATATCTGCAAGACGATTGTTATGCAGCATGGGGGGCTTATCTGGGCGGAAAGCGAGTTGGGAAAAGGCTCGATATTTTATATCAGTATTCCATTTGATCTTTATAAAGTTAAGCAATAG